A window of Cohnella herbarum contains these coding sequences:
- a CDS encoding tagaturonate reductase → MRALNRSVLNEQQISVIDEVNASPITVLQIGEGNFLRGFFDWMVHESRKQGLFKGSVAVTQPRPSGKPKIEALAGQDGLYTLVVRGIENGESVERAEVISVFSEVFDPYTDWEKMCRLAVSPDLQFVVSNTTEAGLVYRPEPLTEGTPIVSFPGKVAYLLYRRYLAFEGASDRGLIFLPCELLERNGDSLQEAVLKYAADWELPVPFAEWVRTSNRFLNSLVDRIVTGYPDQDQAESWFSDWGYRDELLSTTEPYHLWAIEGEPELDERLPLKSAGLNVLWVDDLKPYQQRKVRILNGAHTLMTPLGILHGVDHVRELMEHERLGAFVLTTAMNEIIPSLPYPEDEMRAYADGVFERYSNPYIRHRLSDIAMNSLSKFKARLIPSLLYYAEGGEPIPEGLLLGFAALIRYYRVYRNGDQYEGVSLLGLKYVVRDDANALETIAAIWAKANESEQELAVTVTQLLSESTLWGQDLNRWPGVAEAVTSHLTEWTTKENRT, encoded by the coding sequence ATGAGAGCATTGAATCGATCAGTTCTAAATGAACAGCAGATAAGCGTTATTGATGAAGTGAATGCGAGTCCGATAACGGTACTTCAGATCGGGGAAGGCAACTTTCTTCGCGGATTTTTTGATTGGATGGTTCACGAGTCGCGCAAACAAGGTTTATTCAAGGGGAGCGTTGCGGTGACGCAGCCTCGTCCATCCGGTAAGCCCAAGATCGAAGCGCTCGCCGGTCAGGACGGACTCTATACGTTAGTCGTTCGCGGAATCGAAAACGGGGAAAGCGTTGAACGCGCCGAGGTCATTTCCGTCTTCTCGGAAGTTTTCGATCCCTATACGGATTGGGAGAAAATGTGTCGATTAGCCGTGAGCCCGGATTTGCAATTCGTCGTATCGAATACGACGGAAGCAGGACTCGTGTATCGTCCCGAACCATTAACGGAAGGAACGCCGATCGTTTCTTTTCCGGGTAAGGTCGCTTATTTGCTTTATCGGAGGTACTTGGCATTTGAGGGAGCGAGCGATCGCGGCTTGATCTTCCTTCCTTGCGAGCTTCTGGAGAGAAACGGCGATTCGTTACAAGAAGCCGTTCTGAAATATGCGGCGGATTGGGAACTGCCGGTTCCGTTTGCGGAATGGGTTCGAACGAGCAATCGGTTTCTGAATTCCCTTGTCGATCGGATCGTCACGGGATATCCTGATCAAGATCAGGCGGAGAGTTGGTTCTCCGATTGGGGTTACCGAGACGAGTTGCTTAGCACGACGGAACCCTATCACCTATGGGCGATCGAAGGAGAGCCGGAGCTTGACGAACGGTTACCGTTAAAGAGCGCAGGGCTAAACGTGTTGTGGGTAGACGATCTTAAGCCGTATCAGCAACGCAAGGTTCGCATTCTGAACGGGGCGCATACGTTGATGACTCCGTTAGGTATCCTCCATGGGGTAGATCACGTTAGGGAATTGATGGAGCATGAGAGACTGGGCGCTTTCGTTCTGACAACGGCGATGAACGAGATTATTCCGTCTCTGCCTTACCCGGAAGACGAGATGCGAGCTTACGCCGACGGCGTATTCGAAAGATATTCGAACCCCTATATTCGCCATCGGTTGTCGGATATCGCGATGAATAGCCTTAGCAAGTTTAAGGCGCGGCTGATCCCGTCTTTATTGTACTACGCGGAAGGCGGGGAGCCGATTCCGGAAGGGCTGTTGCTAGGCTTCGCGGCGCTGATTCGATATTATCGGGTTTATCGTAACGGCGATCAATACGAAGGTGTATCGTTATTAGGCTTAAAGTATGTCGTACGCGATGATGCCAATGCGTTGGAGACGATAGCCGCGATCTGGGCAAAGGCTAACGAGAGCGAACAGGAGCTTGCCGTCACGGTAACTCAGCTGCTATCGGAGTCGACCTTATGGGGGCAAGACCTCAATCGTTGGCCGGGGGTAGCGGAAGCGGTAACCTCGCATTTGACTGAATGGACAACAAAGGAGAATCGAACATGA
- a CDS encoding amidohydrolase family protein, which yields MRMDAHQHYWKIERNDYGWITPSIPLLYRDYLPEHLAPHLKDHRLDGTIVVQAAPTVAETEYLLSLADSDDTIIGVVGWLDLNDPNHRTHYERFRRHSKFVGFRVMIQEMPDANAILEPHFVEALCSYAEESVPIDLLVLSHQLEPLAKLLELVPGLRGVVNHIAKPLISEEIVEPWYSQMQDIAKHPNIYCKLSGMVTEADHRNWKPEQLVPYIRRMLDLFGSDRVMFGSDWPVCLLAGSYDEVVDVLELALPASWGQNEREKLYGGNAKEFYQR from the coding sequence ATGAGGATGGATGCCCACCAGCATTATTGGAAAATAGAGCGCAACGATTACGGCTGGATTACGCCTTCGATTCCCTTGCTCTATCGGGATTACTTACCCGAACATCTCGCTCCTCACTTGAAGGATCACCGGTTGGATGGAACGATCGTCGTCCAAGCTGCACCGACCGTAGCCGAAACCGAATATCTATTATCGCTCGCGGATAGCGACGATACGATCATCGGCGTCGTGGGTTGGCTTGATCTGAACGATCCGAACCACCGTACCCATTACGAGAGATTTCGTCGGCATTCGAAATTCGTCGGATTCCGCGTGATGATCCAAGAGATGCCCGATGCCAACGCTATCCTTGAGCCTCATTTCGTGGAAGCGCTTTGTTCTTACGCGGAGGAAAGTGTTCCGATAGACCTGCTTGTCTTATCCCATCAGCTCGAGCCTCTCGCGAAACTTCTCGAACTTGTACCCGGTTTACGCGGGGTCGTTAACCATATCGCCAAACCTTTAATCTCCGAGGAGATCGTCGAGCCATGGTATAGCCAGATGCAGGATATCGCTAAGCACCCGAACATTTATTGCAAACTGTCCGGTATGGTCACCGAAGCGGACCATCGGAATTGGAAGCCGGAACAATTGGTGCCGTACATTCGCCGGATGCTCGATTTGTTCGGTTCGGACCGCGTTATGTTCGGCAGCGACTGGCCGGTGTGTCTATTAGCGGGTAGCTATGACGAAGTCGTGGACGTTCTTGAGCTGGCTTTGCCGGCAAGCTGGGGCCAAAACGAACGCGAGAAGCTATACGGAGGAAACGCGAAGGAGTTTTATCAACGATGA
- a CDS encoding AraC family transcriptional regulator, with amino-acid sequence MNPVRKSFSNDSLFPFDLVFKDTKSPERELPDHLHDRYELVYVYRGKGTMFIDQKFYDMGQGDLFLIPGNSIHRAFPDPNDPVTSTAVFFAPSLIAHDNLDDSYHGARCFELARKRKQYKIETSSPFQTATEQVLEEIRLELELTRTGYRQAIFHHLQLWLLLINRLATPALADDLEDARIGPQWMKESLGYIAAHPHEDLSLSALAQQASVTGAHFSRVFKQLTGMNVTDYVNAKRIVQAKELLLETDDGIGLVAEKCGFESLPHFHRIFKKITGLTPGAYKRGKSPAHPSH; translated from the coding sequence ATGAATCCCGTTCGCAAGTCGTTCTCTAACGACTCTTTGTTTCCTTTCGATCTCGTCTTTAAAGACACGAAAAGCCCGGAGCGAGAGCTGCCGGACCATCTGCACGATCGGTATGAATTAGTATACGTTTATAGGGGCAAGGGTACGATGTTCATCGATCAGAAATTTTACGATATGGGGCAAGGCGATCTGTTTCTTATCCCGGGCAACTCGATCCACCGGGCGTTTCCGGACCCGAACGATCCTGTCACTTCCACCGCCGTATTTTTCGCGCCAAGCCTGATTGCCCACGATAATCTGGACGATTCTTATCATGGCGCGCGATGCTTCGAATTAGCTCGCAAACGAAAGCAATACAAAATCGAAACCTCATCTCCCTTTCAAACCGCCACGGAACAAGTATTAGAGGAAATCCGGCTGGAACTGGAGCTGACGAGAACCGGTTATCGACAAGCGATCTTCCACCATCTCCAGCTATGGCTGCTGCTCATCAACCGTCTTGCGACACCCGCGCTCGCGGACGATCTGGAGGACGCCAGAATCGGACCGCAATGGATGAAGGAAAGTTTAGGCTACATCGCCGCTCATCCGCACGAGGATCTTAGTTTATCCGCGCTAGCCCAGCAGGCTTCGGTAACGGGAGCCCACTTCTCGCGCGTGTTCAAGCAGCTTACCGGAATGAACGTGACCGATTACGTGAATGCCAAGCGTATCGTTCAAGCTAAGGAGCTGCTTCTTGAAACCGATGACGGCATCGGCTTGGTCGCCGAAAAATGCGGCTTCGAGAGTCTCCCGCATTTTCATCGCATTTTCAAAAAAATTACGGGTTTAACCCCGGGTGCTTACAAAAGAGGAAAGTCCCCCGCTCACCCCAGCCACTGA
- a CDS encoding DUF445 domain-containing protein, which translates to MRTRYIAGLSLVAMGAGFVTTLFLPDHPVVDLLKGGFEAGLVGGFADWFAVTALFRHPLGIPIPHTSLLLKSRDKIANSLISALENELLNKASITSRLKQFQLLKLAGSTVTRIVRKRSNRVGAIRLLHTLLTKLPLGSLVPYLQSGIVSMIGRIDVKPLAEKLLHTAAEERWDERALDYALDQGRIWVSRPETGQLLGSIAQQKMQEAKVGGIMGFAVQAFAGFMNEDKLGTMIQQLLLSGIQDLSRSGNMNREKLLAEIRNQLQRFATDEETLNKGKQWIADKAAHPDSGKFIEERLESLRTSLLSALDKEMDNGGRKVVTVVRYAIRKLQAEKELTDNAEQKILSFIVDFVEANHYRLGLLLKDNIDQMNDKELVRMLEEKVGSDLQWIRVNGALCGFIIGLILTSIQWLG; encoded by the coding sequence ATGAGAACGAGATATATTGCGGGGTTATCTTTGGTTGCAATGGGTGCCGGATTCGTTACGACCTTATTCCTGCCCGATCATCCGGTCGTGGATTTATTGAAAGGCGGATTCGAAGCCGGTTTGGTTGGCGGGTTCGCCGATTGGTTCGCGGTTACGGCTTTGTTCCGCCATCCGCTCGGCATCCCGATTCCGCATACGTCTTTGCTATTGAAGAGTCGGGATAAGATCGCCAACTCGCTCATTTCCGCTTTGGAGAACGAGCTGCTTAACAAAGCAAGCATTACGAGCAGGCTTAAGCAGTTTCAGCTCCTGAAGCTGGCAGGCTCGACGGTTACGCGAATCGTGCGGAAGAGAAGTAATCGCGTAGGCGCGATCCGCTTGCTTCATACGTTGCTGACCAAGCTGCCGCTCGGATCGCTTGTGCCCTATCTTCAGTCCGGCATCGTATCGATGATCGGCCGCATCGACGTGAAACCGCTGGCGGAGAAACTGTTGCATACGGCCGCCGAGGAACGTTGGGATGAGCGCGCGCTCGACTATGCGTTGGATCAAGGCCGGATATGGGTGAGCAGGCCGGAAACCGGACAACTGCTCGGATCTATCGCGCAGCAGAAGATGCAGGAAGCCAAAGTAGGCGGCATTATGGGCTTCGCCGTGCAGGCTTTCGCGGGGTTCATGAACGAGGACAAGCTAGGCACGATGATTCAGCAGCTGTTGCTCTCGGGCATTCAGGATTTAAGCCGGTCGGGCAATATGAACCGGGAGAAGCTGCTGGCGGAAATTCGTAACCAATTGCAAAGGTTCGCGACCGACGAGGAAACGTTAAACAAGGGCAAGCAATGGATCGCGGATAAAGCCGCTCATCCCGATAGCGGCAAGTTTATAGAGGAGCGACTGGAATCGCTGAGAACGTCCCTGTTATCCGCGTTGGACAAGGAGATGGACAATGGCGGGCGTAAAGTCGTTACCGTCGTTCGGTATGCGATTCGGAAGTTGCAAGCGGAGAAAGAGCTTACGGACAACGCGGAACAGAAGATATTATCGTTTATCGTCGATTTCGTCGAAGCTAACCATTATCGCTTAGGTCTGTTGCTGAAAGATAACATCGATCAGATGAACGATAAGGAATTGGTGCGGATGCTGGAAGAGAAGGTCGGTAGCGACCTTCAGTGGATTCGCGTCAACGGCGCATTGTGCGGTTTTATTATCGGACTGATTTTAACGAGCATTCAGTGGCTGGGGTGA
- a CDS encoding MDR family MFS transporter → MGDIKRLPILITLVIGAFFSILNETLLNIAFVDLVKDLNVSYTTIQWLSTSYMLVVGILIPISALLVQWFTTRQMFLGAMILFTLGTLVCALAPDFSVLLSGRIIQAFGTGLMLPVMMNTILVLYPPEKRGAAMGSIGLVIMFAPAIGPTLSGLILESLDWRWLFYLVFPFGVLSIIIAAIYLKNVSDVTKPKVDILSIILSTIGFGGIVYGFSSAGGENSGWSSPEVYLTLIVGGLALLLFIWRQLISKEPMLNLRAFLSPMFALTTVLIIIVMMAMFSTLMLLPIFLQQGLMFTAFTAGLILLPGGILNGFLSPVTGKLFDKFGPRVLVIPGTAILVVVMWLFTQIDLDTSKGTIILYHCIMMVAISMIMMPAQTNSLNELPRKYYPHGTAILNTLTQVAGAIGVAFFISMMSAGTKDYVIENAEKVDPEKLGALALNAGIHNAFYIGMIFAIVGLVLSFFLKRTKAPEEA, encoded by the coding sequence TTGGGGGATATTAAACGATTGCCGATATTAATAACGCTCGTTATCGGCGCGTTCTTTTCCATTCTTAACGAAACATTATTGAATATTGCATTCGTCGACCTGGTTAAAGATCTTAACGTATCGTATACGACGATTCAATGGCTGTCGACGAGTTACATGCTCGTCGTGGGGATATTGATCCCGATCTCGGCATTATTGGTACAATGGTTTACGACCAGACAGATGTTCTTGGGAGCCATGATCTTATTTACCTTAGGTACTTTGGTTTGCGCTTTAGCTCCTGATTTCTCGGTACTGCTAAGCGGTCGAATCATTCAAGCTTTCGGTACGGGACTTATGTTGCCTGTCATGATGAACACGATCCTTGTTCTGTACCCGCCCGAGAAACGCGGAGCGGCAATGGGAAGTATCGGCTTAGTCATTATGTTCGCTCCGGCGATCGGACCGACGTTGTCCGGCTTAATCTTGGAGTCGTTGGATTGGCGCTGGTTATTTTACCTCGTGTTCCCATTCGGCGTGCTCTCCATTATTATCGCGGCCATTTATCTGAAGAACGTGTCCGACGTAACGAAGCCAAAAGTAGATATTTTATCGATTATTTTATCGACGATCGGTTTCGGCGGTATCGTGTACGGATTCAGCAGCGCAGGCGGGGAGAACAGCGGCTGGTCCAGTCCGGAAGTCTATCTCACGCTCATCGTCGGTGGTTTAGCGTTGCTGTTGTTCATATGGCGGCAATTGATATCCAAGGAACCGATGCTTAACTTGCGTGCTTTCTTATCGCCTATGTTCGCGTTAACTACGGTGTTGATTATTATCGTCATGATGGCGATGTTCTCCACGCTTATGCTATTGCCGATATTCCTTCAGCAAGGCTTGATGTTCACCGCATTTACTGCCGGACTTATCCTGCTTCCGGGGGGCATTCTCAACGGATTCCTGTCGCCGGTTACGGGTAAGCTATTCGATAAATTCGGACCGCGCGTGCTCGTTATTCCGGGGACTGCGATTCTCGTGGTCGTGATGTGGTTGTTTACTCAGATTGATCTGGATACGAGCAAAGGAACGATTATCCTCTACCACTGTATTATGATGGTCGCTATTTCGATGATTATGATGCCTGCTCAGACGAATAGTTTGAACGAGCTGCCAAGAAAATATTACCCGCACGGTACCGCGATTCTGAATACGTTGACGCAAGTCGCCGGTGCGATCGGAGTCGCCTTCTTCATCAGCATGATGTCGGCGGGAACGAAAGATTACGTGATCGAGAACGCCGAGAAGGTTGACCCTGAGAAGTTGGGGGCTCTAGCGTTAAATGCCGGTATTCATAACGCATTCTATATCGGAATGATATTCGCCATCGTCGGGCTCGTGTTATCGTTCTTCTTGAAACGCACGAAAGCGCCGGAAGAAGCATAA